A genomic stretch from Microtus pennsylvanicus isolate mMicPen1 chromosome 9, mMicPen1.hap1, whole genome shotgun sequence includes:
- the LOC142857882 gene encoding cytochrome P450 4F3 isoform X1: protein MIKASEEGLLYIQSLVRTFRDVCCWWVGPWQPVVRIFHPAFIKPVLLASASVAPKDAVFYSFLKPWLGDGLLMSTGDKWSRHRRMLTPAFHFNILKPYVKIFKDSTNIMHAKWQCLASKGSARLDMFEHISLMTLDSLQKCVFSFNSNCQEKPSEYIAAILELSALVARRHQKLHLHVDLLYHLTRDGMRFRKACRLVHDFTDTVIQERRRTLPDQSEDDDVLKAKAKTLDFIDVLLLSKDEHGKALSDEDIRAEANTFMFGGHDTTASGLSWVLYNLARHPEYQKRCRQEVRELLRDREPEEIEWNDLVQLPFLTMCIKESLRLHPPVTAISRCCTQDIVLPDGRVIPKGVICRISIFGTHHNPTVWPDPEVYNPFRFDAESSKGRPSLAFIPFSAGPRNCIGQTFALSEIKVALALTLLRFRILPDDKEPRRKPELILRAEGGLWLRVEPLST, encoded by the exons ATCAAGGCCTCGGAAGAAGGGCTCCTGTACATCCAGAGCCTGGTGCGAACCTTCAGGGATGTATGCTGCTGGTGGGTGGGGCCGTGGCAACCTGTCGTCCGCATATTCCACCCTGCCTTCATCAAGCCCGTGCTCTTGGCTTCAG CTTCAGTTGCTCCCAAGGACGCCGTCTTCTACAGCTTCCTGAAGCCCTGGCTGG GAGATGGTCTCTTGATGAGCACTGGTGACAAGTGGAGCCGCCACCGTCGCATGCTGACACCTGCCTTCCATTTCAACATCCTGAAGCCGTATGTAAAGATTTTCAAGGACAGCACCAACATCATGCAC GCGAAGTGGCAGTGCCTAGCCTCCAAGGGAAGTGCCCGTCTGGACATGTTTGAACACATCAGCCTCATGACCCTGGACAGTCTGCAGAAGTGTGTCTTCAGCTTCAACAGCAATTGCCAGGA gaagcctagtgaGTACATTGCTGCCATCTTGGAACTTAGTGCCTTAGTGGCCAGAAGGCACCAGAAGCTGCATCTGCATGTGGACCTGCTCTATCACCTCACCCGGGACGGGATGCGCTTCCGGAAGGCCTGCCGTCTGGTGCACGACTTTACCGATACTGTCATCCAGGAGAGGCGTCGCACCCTTCCTGATCAGAGTGAAGATGATGATgtcctcaaggccaaggccaagACTTTGGACTTCATTGATGTGCTGTTGTTGAGTAAG GATGAGCATGGAAAGGCACTGTCTGATGAGGACATCCGAGCAGAGGCCAACACCTTCATGTTTGGAG GCCATGATACCACGGCTAGCGGGCTCTCCTGGGTCCTGTACAACTTGGCAAGGCACCCAGAATACCAGAAGCGATGCCGGCAGGAGGTGCGGGAGCTCCTGAGGGACCGTGAACCTGAGGAGATTGAATG GAACGACCTGGTGCAGCTGCCCTTCCTCACCATGTGCATCAAGGAGAGTCTGCGGTTGCATCCCCCGGTCACTGCTATCTCCCGCTGCTGCACTCAGGACATTGTGCTCCCAGATGGTCGGGTCATCCCCAAAG GTGTCATCTGCAGAATAAGTATTTTCGGCACCCATCACAATCCAACTGTGTGGCCTGACCCCGAG GTCTATAACCCCTTCCGATTTGATGCAGAAAGCTCCAAGGGTAGGCCATCCCTGGCTTTTATTCCCTTCTCTGCTGGGCCCAG GAACTGCATCGGGCAGACTTTTGCCTTGAGCGAGATAAAGGTGGCCCTGGCGCTGACCCTGCTGCGCTTCCGCATCCTGCCGGACGACAAAGAGCCACGCAGGAAGCCGGAGCTGATACTGCGCGCAGAGGGCGGGCTATGGCTGCGGGTGGAGCCGCTGAGCACATAG
- the LOC142857882 gene encoding cytochrome P450 4F3 isoform X2 — protein MPQLNLSWQGLGPAVASLWLFLPLAGASCLLAYILVQGYTAYETSQRLRCFPQPPTRNWLLGHLGLIKASEEGLLYIQSLVRTFRDVCCWWVGPWQPVVRIFHPAFIKPVLLASASVAPKDAVFYSFLKPWLGDGLLMSTGDKWSRHRRMLTPAFHFNILKPYVKIFKDSTNIMHAKWQCLASKGSARLDMFEHISLMTLDSLQKCVFSFNSNCQEKPSEYIAAILELSALVARRHQKLHLHVDLLYHLTRDGMRFRKACRLVHDFTDTVIQERRRTLPDQSEDDDVLKAKAKTLDFIDVLLLSKDEHGKALSDEDIRAEANTFMFGGHDTTASGLSWVLYNLARHPEYQKRCRQEVRELLRDREPEEIEWNDLVQLPFLTMCIKESLRLHPPVTAISRCCTQDIVLPDGRVIPKGVICRISIFGTHHNPTVWPDPEVYNPFRFDAESSKGRPSLAFIPFSAGPRNCIGQTFALSEIKVALALTLLRFRILPDDKEPRRKPELILRAEGGLWLRVEPLST, from the exons ATGCCACAGCTGAACCTGTCCTGGCAGGGCCTGGGGCCTGCAGTAGCCTCCCTGTGGCTGTTCCTACCCCTGGCTGGGGCCTCTTGCCTCCTGGCTTACATCCTGGTCCAGGGTTACACTGCCTATGAAACCTCTCAACGCCTTCGCTGtttccctcagcctcccacacGAAACTGGCTCTTAGGTCACCTGGGCCTG ATCAAGGCCTCGGAAGAAGGGCTCCTGTACATCCAGAGCCTGGTGCGAACCTTCAGGGATGTATGCTGCTGGTGGGTGGGGCCGTGGCAACCTGTCGTCCGCATATTCCACCCTGCCTTCATCAAGCCCGTGCTCTTGGCTTCAG CTTCAGTTGCTCCCAAGGACGCCGTCTTCTACAGCTTCCTGAAGCCCTGGCTGG GAGATGGTCTCTTGATGAGCACTGGTGACAAGTGGAGCCGCCACCGTCGCATGCTGACACCTGCCTTCCATTTCAACATCCTGAAGCCGTATGTAAAGATTTTCAAGGACAGCACCAACATCATGCAC GCGAAGTGGCAGTGCCTAGCCTCCAAGGGAAGTGCCCGTCTGGACATGTTTGAACACATCAGCCTCATGACCCTGGACAGTCTGCAGAAGTGTGTCTTCAGCTTCAACAGCAATTGCCAGGA gaagcctagtgaGTACATTGCTGCCATCTTGGAACTTAGTGCCTTAGTGGCCAGAAGGCACCAGAAGCTGCATCTGCATGTGGACCTGCTCTATCACCTCACCCGGGACGGGATGCGCTTCCGGAAGGCCTGCCGTCTGGTGCACGACTTTACCGATACTGTCATCCAGGAGAGGCGTCGCACCCTTCCTGATCAGAGTGAAGATGATGATgtcctcaaggccaaggccaagACTTTGGACTTCATTGATGTGCTGTTGTTGAGTAAG GATGAGCATGGAAAGGCACTGTCTGATGAGGACATCCGAGCAGAGGCCAACACCTTCATGTTTGGAG GCCATGATACCACGGCTAGCGGGCTCTCCTGGGTCCTGTACAACTTGGCAAGGCACCCAGAATACCAGAAGCGATGCCGGCAGGAGGTGCGGGAGCTCCTGAGGGACCGTGAACCTGAGGAGATTGAATG GAACGACCTGGTGCAGCTGCCCTTCCTCACCATGTGCATCAAGGAGAGTCTGCGGTTGCATCCCCCGGTCACTGCTATCTCCCGCTGCTGCACTCAGGACATTGTGCTCCCAGATGGTCGGGTCATCCCCAAAG GTGTCATCTGCAGAATAAGTATTTTCGGCACCCATCACAATCCAACTGTGTGGCCTGACCCCGAG GTCTATAACCCCTTCCGATTTGATGCAGAAAGCTCCAAGGGTAGGCCATCCCTGGCTTTTATTCCCTTCTCTGCTGGGCCCAG GAACTGCATCGGGCAGACTTTTGCCTTGAGCGAGATAAAGGTGGCCCTGGCGCTGACCCTGCTGCGCTTCCGCATCCTGCCGGACGACAAAGAGCCACGCAGGAAGCCGGAGCTGATACTGCGCGCAGAGGGCGGGCTATGGCTGCGGGTGGAGCCGCTGAGCACATAG